A region from the Misgurnus anguillicaudatus chromosome 7, ASM2758022v2, whole genome shotgun sequence genome encodes:
- the zbtb42 gene encoding zinc finger and BTB domain-containing protein 18.2 — translation MEFPDHSRQLLQCLSQQRLQGFLCDCTVLVGDARFKAHRAVLASCSMYFHLFYRDQLDKREVVHLNSDIVTAPAFGLLLEFMYEGKLEFGALPVEDVLAAASYLHMYDIVKVCKGKLKDKELCSLDDRIGDGMISGTSDREISSDRAGGSATHAPPRAHTPDDCDTSALAHCEKLTPVRQKANGHPDGSPDHVGVNYVSAEAEPRVQTAGKTKADVSGSAVLVSQRSRASDDTDCALDLSFKPLSSRDAFHPSFVSGQLALDSQQQGTEPLVKDEHDFLSEQGDSEPVSPESRRFGNSTRNSVVTGFAALFPGNGGPTSAALLPPDDDLMEGEGEGDGMGVEVHRRPGEGGGRLLGDSEGEEEDDLASSDISTSSGVLLPVGGRQVCVCPLCSKVFPSPHVLQLHLSSHFREKDGVRSKLSPDGSVPTCSQCGKTFSCMYTLKRHERTHSGEKPYTCGQCGKSFQYSHNLSRHAVVHTREKPHACKWCERRFTQSGDLYRHIRKFHCGLVKTLPIG, via the coding sequence ATGGAGTTCCCAGACCACAGCCGGCAGTTACTGCAGTGCCTGAGTCAGCAGAGGCTCCAGGGTTTCCTCTGCGACTGCACCGTGCTCGTCGGAGACGCTCGCTTCAAGGCGCACAGAGCCGTGCTGGCCTCGTGCAGCATGTACTTTCACCTCTTCTACAGAGACCAGCTGGACAAAAGGGAGGTGGTGCATCTGAACAGCGACATCGTCACGGCCCCCGCTTTCGGCCTGCTCCTCGAATTTATGTACGAGGGAAAACTTGAGTTCGGAGCGCTGCCCGTGGAGGACGTCCTGGCCGCCGCCAGCTACCTGCACATGTACGACATCGTGAAAGTGTGCAAAGGAAAGTTAAAGGATAAGGAACTGTGCTCCCTGGACGACAGGATCGGAGACGGCATGATTTCGGGCACTTCGGACAGGGAGATCTCTTCCGACAGGGCGGGGGGGTCGGCGACGCACGCCCCCCCGAGAGCCCACACGCCAGACGACTGTGACACGAGCGCCCTCGCGCATTGCGAAAAGCTCACGCCGGTCAGGCAGAAGGCGAACGGTCACCCTGACGGGTCCCCGGACCATGTAGGTGTCAATTATGTGTCAGCCGAGGCCGAGCCCCGCGTCCAAACAGCTGGAAAAACAAAAGCCGATGTCAGCGGTTCGGCCGTCCTCGTGTCCCAGAGGTCCCGGGCGTCGGATGACACGGACTGCGCTCTGGATTTGTCTTTCAAGCCTCTGTCGAGCCGAGATGCCTTCCACCCCTCCTTCGTCTCGGGACAGCTGGCCCTCGACAGCCAGCAGCAGGGCACTGAGCCACTTGTTAAAGACGAACATGACTTTCTGTCAGAGCAGGGCGACAGCGAACCCGTGAGCCCCGAGAGCCGGCGCTTTGGGAATAGCACCAGGAACTCAGTGGTGACAGGGTTCGCCGCCCTCTTCCCCGGCAACGGCGGGCCGACCTCGGCCGCCCTGCTCCCCCCGGACGATGACCTGATGGAGGGGGAGGGCGAGGGGGACGGGATGGGGGTGGAGGTTCACCGTCGTCCGGGCGAGGGGGGCGGCCGCCTGCTCGGGGACAGCGAGGGAGAAGAGGAGGACGACCTGGCCTCTTCGGACATCTCCACGTCCAGCGGGGTTCTGTTACCCGTCGGGGGTCGGCAGGTGTGCGTCTGTCCGCTGTGCAGCAAAGTCTTCCCGAGCCCCCACGTGTTGCAGCTGCACCTCAGCTCTCACTTCCGGGAGAAAGACGGCGTGCGGTCCAAACTGTCGCCCGACGGTTCCGTGCCGACCTGCTCGCAGTGCGGCAAGACCTTCTCGTGCATGTACACGTTGAAGCGGCACGAGCGCACGCACTCCGGCGAGAAGCCCTACACGTGCGGCCAGTGCGGAAAGAGCTTCCAGTATTCCCACAACCTGAGCCGGCACGCCGTGGTGCACACGCGGGAGAAGCCGCACGCTTGCAAGTGGTGCGAACGACGCTTCACTCAGTCGGGCGATCTGTACCGACACATTCGCAAGTTTCACTGCGGCCTTGTGAAAACTCTTCCTATCGGATAA